Proteins co-encoded in one Acidobacteriota bacterium genomic window:
- a CDS encoding SDR family oxidoreductase, translating into MSSQTVLVTGAAGFLGSHLVDAILAEGHSVIGVDNLSTGNTANLKHLSSEPRFRLLTQDITQAFDPGPVDYVFNFASPASPVDYARLGVETLQVGSLGTFNTLEIARKYKASYLHASTSECYGDPEIHPQVETYWGNVNPVGPRSVYDEAKRFSEAVVMAYHRYYGVDTHLVRIFNTYGPRLQANDGRVISNFMVQALKGEPLTIYGDGSQTRSFCYVSDLIEGIVRLSRSAEHMPVNIGNPTEWTILECAQEILAVTGSKSEIVRKPLPQDDPTRRRPDIARARTLLGWEPGISLREGLQRSLDYFRASIG; encoded by the coding sequence ATGTCGTCTCAAACTGTTCTTGTCACCGGTGCAGCGGGGTTTCTCGGCTCGCATCTGGTTGACGCGATCCTGGCGGAGGGACACAGCGTTATTGGCGTCGACAATCTCTCGACCGGAAATACGGCCAATCTCAAGCACCTTTCTTCGGAGCCGCGATTTCGTCTTCTGACCCAGGACATCACTCAGGCGTTTGATCCCGGGCCAGTCGATTATGTCTTCAACTTTGCGTCGCCTGCCAGCCCTGTCGATTACGCGCGGCTCGGCGTTGAAACGCTGCAGGTTGGGTCTTTGGGCACATTCAATACTCTCGAGATCGCCCGCAAATACAAGGCCAGCTATCTTCATGCTTCGACATCGGAGTGCTATGGAGACCCAGAGATCCATCCGCAGGTAGAGACTTATTGGGGCAATGTCAACCCGGTCGGTCCGCGGTCGGTGTACGACGAGGCAAAGCGGTTTTCTGAGGCGGTAGTGATGGCATATCACCGCTATTACGGTGTGGATACACATCTGGTCCGCATCTTCAACACCTACGGACCACGGTTGCAGGCCAACGATGGCCGCGTGATCTCGAACTTCATGGTCCAGGCCCTCAAAGGTGAACCGCTGACGATCTACGGCGATGGTTCGCAGACGCGCAGTTTTTGCTACGTCTCAGACCTGATCGAGGGCATTGTCCGGCTGTCGCGTTCCGCGGAACATATGCCGGTGAACATCGGCAACCCCACGGAATGGACGATTCTTGAGTGCGCGCAGGAGATTCTGGCGGTTACAGGATCAAAGTCGGAGATCGTCCGCAAGCCGCTGCCGCAGGACGATCCCACGCGCCGCCGCCCCGATATCGCGCGCGCCCGGACGCTGCTGGGATGGGAGCCCGGCATCTCATTGCGCGAGGGATTGCAGCGTTCGCTCGACTACTTTCGCGCAAGCATAGGCTAG
- a CDS encoding UDP-glucose/GDP-mannose dehydrogenase family protein yields MKKDISIAVVGSGYVGLVAAVCFAEMGHQVICVDNDERKVAALQAGDSLIHEHFLPELLAKHRNGHVRFTTDLAEATRQCGSIFIAVGTPQSETGDADLSYVEAVACEIARSLDSYKVIVEKSTVPVYTNEWISRAMERNGVDRSLFDVVSNPEFLREGTAVVDFLHPDRIVVGADSERAGAVLSEIYAPLTTGEYYERPGSISGCCSVSEPPPLLMTSTKSAEIIKHASNAFLALKISFINAVSNLCEAANANVEQVARGMGLDTRIGPKFLRPGIGYGGSCFPKDVAAFRSVAEQMGVDFSLLSEVEKINVQQKKRFVSKVRSALWNLRGKRLAVLGLAFKGETDDIRESPAIEIVRMLMAEGCSIAAFDPAAMPRTEQVLPQSQSLRYARDVYDAASDADALLILTDWPEFASLDLKQLNQALRYSIVIDGRNLYDPRVLTEQGFTYLSVGRPAAYPVRDHVPISSR; encoded by the coding sequence AAAAAAGACATTTCGATTGCCGTCGTAGGCTCAGGATACGTAGGCCTGGTGGCCGCAGTTTGCTTCGCAGAGATGGGACATCAAGTCATCTGCGTCGACAATGACGAGCGCAAGGTGGCGGCGCTCCAGGCGGGCGACAGCCTGATCCACGAGCATTTTTTGCCAGAGCTGCTGGCTAAGCACCGCAACGGACATGTCCGTTTTACAACCGATCTGGCCGAAGCAACGCGCCAATGTGGCTCGATCTTTATCGCTGTCGGAACTCCACAGAGCGAGACAGGGGATGCGGACCTCTCCTATGTCGAAGCGGTAGCGTGTGAGATCGCCAGGTCGCTGGACAGTTACAAGGTGATTGTCGAGAAGAGCACCGTTCCGGTTTATACGAATGAGTGGATCAGCCGCGCAATGGAGCGCAATGGGGTTGATCGCAGCTTGTTCGATGTCGTTTCCAACCCTGAGTTTCTGCGGGAGGGGACGGCGGTCGTCGATTTTCTGCACCCCGATCGAATCGTGGTTGGGGCGGACAGCGAGCGGGCTGGAGCGGTCCTGAGCGAGATCTATGCTCCTCTGACGACGGGCGAGTACTACGAACGACCGGGCAGCATCTCTGGGTGTTGCAGTGTCTCGGAGCCTCCACCGCTGCTGATGACGTCGACCAAGAGCGCGGAGATCATCAAACATGCTTCGAATGCGTTTCTGGCGTTGAAGATCTCGTTTATCAATGCCGTCTCGAACCTGTGCGAAGCGGCGAATGCCAACGTGGAACAGGTGGCCCGCGGCATGGGACTTGATACCCGCATCGGTCCAAAGTTTCTCAGGCCGGGGATTGGCTATGGCGGCTCGTGCTTTCCGAAAGATGTTGCGGCGTTTCGCTCGGTTGCAGAACAGATGGGGGTCGACTTCAGCCTGCTGAGTGAGGTGGAGAAGATCAACGTCCAACAGAAGAAGCGGTTTGTCAGCAAGGTCCGCTCGGCGCTGTGGAACCTGCGCGGCAAGCGGCTGGCGGTGCTGGGGCTTGCCTTCAAAGGCGAGACCGACGACATCCGCGAGTCCCCGGCGATCGAGATTGTTCGGATGCTGATGGCAGAGGGATGTTCGATTGCCGCATTTGATCCGGCGGCGATGCCGCGCACGGAACAGGTCCTGCCGCAGAGTCAGAGCCTGCGTTATGCGCGGGACGTCTACGATGCCGCTTCGGATGCCGATGCCCTGCTGATTCTTACGGATTGGCCGGAGTTTGCAAGCCTTGACCTGAAGCAGCTCAATCAAGCCCTCCGGTATTCCATTGTGATTGATGGGCGCAATCTGTATGACCCCCGTGTACTGACAGAGCAGGGATTCACGTATCTCAGCGTGGGCCGACCGGCTGCGTATCCGGTCCGCGACCATGTTCCAATCTCTTCACGATGA
- a CDS encoding capsule assembly Wzi family protein: MLTAGVSQTPSAPEPSAPSVSTPSSASPAQEPSRPAYDPDQQKHRDGAPSAPAPAPATAPAPPPDSGKLYSAYPAYHPVVEHPVDALGSAYIPMDSWVYPQMMRLYSMGFLDSAFIGMRPWTRRSVVHMLQQSQHDIMESNNEEAQAIFDKLLHEFTDEAPMGYAARGIVYGTHSFYTRITGISGPVLRDSYHLGQTLYNDYGRPYESGFNNITGFSTLAEAGRFSLYVRGEYQHAPAGTGYSYDLANLLSDRDLIKPYAPPNRPQLTIPEGNLPAQNNFRLVEAALSFHLLGHEISGGKTDAWLSPAQAGAMAWSNNAENIYSFRINRVEPLNIFLVSKLLGPVRYDFFYGSLKGHTAPNSPYTHSEMFSFRPTKNFEFGFQRTIIFGGKDHAPVTLHTFLKGFFDINDTTVQEKYSRDDPGARFSDFSFSYRLPFVRKYATLYADSISHDDVTPISAPRRAAYRTGLFISQFPGRLRPLDLRVEAATSDQPVALSDRGQFSYFEVVQKQGYTNKGFIMGDWIGREAKGGNLWLTWHLSGNEWIQLSYLNKKTAKDFVLLGTTQNQFKVGVVKRFGPDIEFNGSVQYEGWKAPIYKTGKQNNTAVAFQLTWYPQLKRYPR; the protein is encoded by the coding sequence ATGCTGACGGCGGGTGTCTCCCAGACGCCTTCCGCTCCCGAACCGTCAGCGCCTTCGGTATCTACGCCCTCTTCCGCATCGCCGGCACAGGAACCTTCAAGACCGGCCTACGATCCCGATCAACAAAAGCACCGGGATGGAGCTCCATCCGCTCCTGCTCCGGCACCAGCCACCGCTCCGGCACCGCCTCCCGATTCAGGCAAGCTCTACTCGGCCTATCCGGCCTATCACCCTGTTGTCGAGCATCCCGTTGATGCCCTGGGTTCGGCTTACATCCCCATGGATAGCTGGGTCTACCCGCAGATGATGCGGCTGTATTCCATGGGCTTTCTCGACTCAGCCTTCATTGGAATGCGGCCCTGGACCCGGCGCAGCGTTGTCCACATGTTGCAGCAATCGCAACACGACATCATGGAGAGCAATAACGAAGAGGCGCAGGCCATCTTCGATAAGCTGTTGCACGAGTTCACCGACGAAGCCCCCATGGGCTATGCGGCGCGCGGCATTGTCTATGGAACGCACTCGTTTTATACGCGGATCACCGGCATCTCCGGCCCCGTGCTGCGTGACAGCTACCACCTTGGCCAGACGCTATACAACGATTACGGCCGTCCCTACGAGAGCGGCTTCAACAACATCACAGGGTTTTCGACGCTGGCTGAGGCTGGTCGCTTCTCGCTCTACGTGCGCGGGGAGTACCAGCATGCGCCCGCCGGAACCGGCTACTCCTACGACCTTGCAAATCTGCTCTCCGACCGTGACCTGATTAAGCCCTACGCTCCGCCCAACCGGCCGCAGTTGACGATCCCGGAGGGCAACTTGCCCGCGCAGAACAATTTCAGACTTGTGGAAGCAGCTCTCTCCTTTCATCTTTTGGGTCACGAGATCTCAGGAGGCAAGACCGACGCCTGGCTCAGTCCCGCGCAGGCAGGCGCCATGGCCTGGTCCAATAACGCTGAAAACATCTACTCGTTCCGCATCAACCGCGTGGAACCACTGAATATCTTTCTGGTTTCAAAGCTGCTTGGCCCGGTTCGATACGACTTCTTTTACGGAAGCCTGAAAGGCCACACGGCACCGAACAGTCCTTATACCCACTCGGAAATGTTCTCTTTCCGCCCCACGAAAAACTTTGAGTTCGGGTTTCAGCGCACCATCATCTTCGGCGGTAAAGATCACGCTCCGGTTACATTGCACACGTTCCTCAAGGGCTTCTTCGACATCAACGACACAACGGTGCAGGAGAAGTATTCGAGAGACGATCCAGGAGCAAGGTTCAGCGACTTCAGCTTCTCCTACCGCTTGCCGTTCGTTCGCAAATACGCAACCCTCTATGCCGACTCCATCAGCCACGACGATGTCACTCCAATCAGCGCTCCCCGTCGCGCCGCATACCGGACAGGCCTCTTCATCTCCCAGTTCCCCGGCAGGTTGCGCCCACTCGATCTCCGTGTCGAGGCCGCTACCTCCGACCAGCCGGTCGCGCTGAGCGATCGAGGACAGTTCAGCTACTTTGAAGTCGTTCAGAAACAGGGCTACACCAACAAGGGTTTCATCATGGGCGACTGGATCGGCCGTGAAGCCAAGGGAGGCAATCTATGGCTCACCTGGCATCTCTCGGGAAACGAATGGATTCAGCTCTCGTATCTGAACAAAAAGACGGCAAAAGACTTCGTCCTTCTCGGGACCACACAGAATCAGTTCAAGGTCGGGGTGGTTAAACGGTTCGGCCCCGATATCGAATTTAACGGGTCGGTGCAATATGAGGGCTGGAAGGCGCCTATCTATAAAACCGGCAAGCAGAACAATACGGCGGTTGCATTCCAGTTGACGTGGTATCCCCAGCTGAAACGCTATCCAAGGTGA